A region from the Bacteroidales bacterium genome encodes:
- the rbsK gene encoding ribokinase has protein sequence MRKKIVVVGSSNTDLIIRVSEIPRPGETLLGGEFFMFPGGKGANQAVAAARAGGDVVFIASVGDDPYGEEAIKGYKLDNINTADIKICKGVPSGIAMITISERGENAITVASGANALLSPDDLEETEEPFREADYMLIQLEIPLETVQKAVELCSELDTRVILNPAPAAKLSDAILKHVSIITPNETEAESLTGIPVTNEQSAAEVADALHKRGIETVIITLGARGAYLSGPGSGIRKIVPGFSVQAVDTTAAGDVFNGQLAVSLAEGRGLERAVLEAHGAAALSVQKLGAQSSIPRWEETRDYLRDQSR, from the coding sequence ATGAGAAAAAAAATTGTTGTTGTCGGAAGCTCCAATACGGACCTGATCATCAGGGTAAGTGAAATACCCCGACCGGGTGAAACATTACTCGGCGGCGAATTTTTTATGTTCCCCGGGGGGAAAGGAGCCAATCAGGCGGTGGCTGCCGCGCGTGCAGGAGGGGATGTGGTATTTATTGCTTCTGTCGGGGACGATCCTTACGGGGAAGAGGCCATAAAAGGGTATAAACTGGATAATATCAATACAGCGGATATAAAAATCTGTAAAGGCGTCCCTTCAGGCATTGCCATGATCACCATTTCTGAGAGGGGAGAAAATGCCATTACCGTTGCTTCCGGAGCCAATGCCTTGCTAAGCCCGGATGACCTGGAGGAAACGGAAGAACCCTTCCGGGAAGCGGATTATATGCTGATCCAGCTGGAAATACCCCTTGAAACGGTTCAGAAAGCGGTAGAGCTGTGCAGTGAATTAGATACGCGGGTGATTCTGAATCCTGCTCCTGCTGCAAAGCTAAGCGATGCAATACTTAAGCATGTCTCCATCATCACTCCCAATGAGACAGAAGCAGAAAGCTTAACAGGGATACCTGTAACAAATGAGCAAAGTGCAGCCGAGGTTGCCGATGCACTTCATAAGCGGGGTATTGAAACAGTGATTATTACCCTGGGTGCCAGGGGTGCTTATCTGTCCGGTCCCGGCTCCGGAATCCGGAAGATCGTGCCTGGCTTTTCAGTACAGGCTGTTGATACCACCGCTGCGGGGGATGTATTCAACGGACAGCTTGCCGTCTCTCTGGCTGAAGGAAGGGGACTTGAAAGAGCGGTATTGGAGGCTCATGGAGCCGCCGCCCTTTCCGTTCAGAAACTGGGAGCCCAGAGTTCCATTCCCCGATGGGAAGAAACACGTGATTACCTCAGAGACCAATCCAGATAA
- a CDS encoding GRP family sugar transporter yields the protein MVIIQSYFVAVLLCVITMLCWGSWANTQKMASKKWAFQLFYWDYSLGVLILSLILAFTMGSTGEEGRGFLADLAQADGQAIGSALLGGAVFNIANLLIVVAIHIAGMAVAFPIGIGLALVIGVVVNYVATPLGNPVVLFIGVILVVLAIVLDALAYRKHSGGTASGTTKGIVISILGGILMGFFYRFVAASMATDFAMPEAGKLTPYTASVIFAVGLLLSNFFWNTFFMYKPVTGEKASYRDYFKKGDTGLHLIGILGGVIWSLGMTFSIIAAEQAGFAISYGLGQGATLIAALWGVFIWKEFGKAEGLKGLIAAMFLFFLVGLGMIIAARLI from the coding sequence ATGGTCATCATTCAATCTTATTTTGTGGCAGTGCTGCTTTGTGTGATCACGATGCTTTGCTGGGGTTCCTGGGCCAATACCCAGAAAATGGCTTCCAAAAAATGGGCCTTTCAGCTCTTTTACTGGGATTACTCCCTGGGCGTACTGATCCTCTCCCTGATCCTGGCTTTTACCATGGGCAGCACGGGAGAAGAGGGCCGGGGATTTCTGGCCGACCTGGCCCAGGCCGATGGGCAGGCGATCGGGTCGGCCCTGCTGGGAGGGGCTGTTTTTAATATCGCCAACCTCCTGATTGTGGTGGCCATTCATATTGCCGGGATGGCCGTAGCCTTTCCCATTGGGATCGGACTGGCACTGGTTATAGGTGTGGTGGTCAACTATGTGGCCACCCCCCTCGGAAACCCGGTGGTCCTGTTTATCGGGGTGATCCTGGTTGTACTGGCCATTGTACTGGATGCCCTGGCTTACCGGAAACACAGCGGGGGAACAGCCTCAGGAACCACGAAAGGCATTGTGATCTCCATCCTGGGTGGAATCCTGATGGGATTCTTCTACCGTTTTGTAGCAGCATCCATGGCCACTGATTTTGCCATGCCGGAAGCCGGAAAACTGACTCCCTATACCGCTTCGGTAATTTTTGCCGTGGGACTTCTGCTTTCCAACTTTTTCTGGAATACCTTTTTTATGTACAAACCGGTTACTGGAGAAAAGGCCAGCTACAGGGACTATTTCAAAAAGGGGGATACCGGACTGCACCTGATCGGCATCCTTGGGGGAGTTATCTGGAGCCTGGGCATGACCTTTAGCATCATTGCAGCAGAGCAGGCAGGCTTTGCTATTTCCTATGGCCTGGGACAGGGAGCCACGCTGATCGCGGCCCTCTGGGGGGTATTTATCTGGAAAGAATTTGGCAAGGCAGAAGGTTTGAAGGGACTGATTGCGGCCATGTTCCTTTTCTTTCTGGTCGGACTGGGAATGATCATTGCAGCCAGACTCATATGA
- a CDS encoding sulfatase → MKLLVPLLVLVPAFFSCSEQSEEKQRPNIVFIMSDDHAYQAISAYSDHLIQTPNIDRIANEGMLFSNACVSNSICAPSRATILTGKHCHLHGKIDNHFIFDTTQVTFPQLFQAAGYQTAMFGKLHFGNNPKGIDEFKILPGQGAYYNPDFNTNEGKIRIEGYTTDVITDLTMDWMKNRRDPDLPFLLFFLHKAPHREWLPAERHYKEFTKKTFPEPPNLFDDYEGRGSAAKEAEMNILLHQNWAGDSKLRPEVLDELGIAPSSDWDKQAMQNKYDRFTEEQLAAWNAVYDPINEDFKMRYPTMTEKEKMQWKFQRYMQDYLGSIAAVDEGVGTLLDYLDEAGLTENTIVVYTSDQGFYLGEHGWFDKRFIYDESFKTPLLVRWPGSVKPGSVSDEMVQNLDFAQTFLEIAGIEAPSDMQGESIVPLLKGDIRGWDRDAVYYHYYEYPAVHMVKRHYGIVTREYKLAHFYYDVDEWELYDRRNDPMEMQNEYDNPEYAEVVEELKEKLADLRVKYGDSEELDQKFIDLYTE, encoded by the coding sequence ATGAAGTTATTAGTGCCCTTGCTTGTGCTGGTTCCTGCTTTCTTTTCCTGTTCGGAACAAAGCGAAGAGAAGCAAAGACCCAACATTGTGTTTATCATGTCGGACGATCACGCCTATCAGGCCATCAGCGCCTACAGCGATCATCTGATTCAAACCCCCAACATCGACCGGATCGCCAACGAGGGGATGCTGTTCAGCAACGCCTGTGTAAGCAATTCCATCTGCGCTCCCTCCAGGGCTACCATCCTCACCGGGAAGCACTGTCACCTGCACGGGAAGATCGATAACCATTTTATCTTTGATACCACCCAGGTCACTTTCCCGCAACTTTTTCAGGCAGCAGGCTATCAGACGGCCATGTTCGGGAAGCTCCATTTCGGAAATAACCCCAAAGGAATTGATGAGTTTAAGATTCTTCCGGGTCAGGGAGCATATTATAACCCGGATTTTAATACCAACGAGGGTAAAATCCGGATAGAAGGATATACCACCGATGTGATTACCGATCTGACCATGGACTGGATGAAGAACCGAAGGGATCCGGACTTACCTTTCCTTCTGTTCTTCCTGCACAAGGCCCCGCACCGGGAATGGTTGCCGGCTGAAAGGCACTACAAAGAGTTTACAAAAAAGACCTTCCCCGAGCCACCAAACCTGTTTGACGATTATGAGGGACGGGGATCGGCTGCAAAAGAGGCTGAGATGAATATTCTCCTGCACCAGAACTGGGCAGGGGACTCGAAGTTGCGCCCGGAGGTTCTGGACGAACTGGGAATAGCTCCCAGCTCCGATTGGGACAAGCAGGCCATGCAGAATAAGTATGATCGCTTTACGGAGGAGCAACTGGCGGCCTGGAATGCGGTTTATGATCCCATCAATGAAGATTTTAAAATGCGCTATCCCACCATGACTGAAAAGGAAAAGATGCAATGGAAATTCCAGCGCTATATGCAGGATTACCTGGGCAGCATCGCCGCGGTGGACGAAGGGGTTGGTACCTTGCTCGATTATCTGGACGAAGCGGGACTTACAGAGAACACCATCGTGGTTTATACCTCGGACCAGGGTTTTTACCTGGGCGAGCACGGATGGTTCGACAAGCGTTTTATTTACGACGAATCCTTCAAGACACCCCTGCTGGTCAGATGGCCCGGAAGTGTGAAGCCCGGGAGCGTAAGTGACGAGATGGTTCAGAATCTGGACTTTGCCCAGACCTTCCTGGAGATCGCTGGTATTGAGGCGCCCTCCGATATGCAGGGGGAGAGCATTGTTCCGCTGCTGAAGGGGGATATCAGGGGATGGGACCGGGATGCGGTCTACTACCACTACTATGAGTATCCGGCCGTGCATATGGTGAAGCGGCACTACGGCATTGTGACCCGCGAGTATAAACTGGCGCATTTCTATTACGATGTGGATGAGTGGGAGCTGTACGACCGCAGGAATGATCCCATGGAGATGCAGAATGAATATGACAACCCGGAGTATGCCGAAGTAGTGGAGGAGCTGAAGGAGAAGCTGGCCGACTTACGGGTGAAATACGGAGATTCGGAGGAACTGGACCAGAAGTTTATCGACCTGTATACCGAATAG
- a CDS encoding Gfo/Idh/MocA family oxidoreductase yields MKFKNIAMLGGGFIGDFYVHALHGQRRNDRVQMVYSRSESSAKKVAERHGISNWTTDIKEAVQHPGIDTVVVALPNFLHLEAVRMAAEAGKAILVTKPLGRNAAEAKEMLDLVEKHGVFHGYLEDLCYTPKTLKAVESVKNGALGDILWVRARETHPGPHSDWFWNPELSGGGAIIDLGCHCIEIARNYIGKEVRPVEVMCWADTQVKPIEAEDHAIALVKYASGAIAQFEVSWCFRGGMDLRDEVMGVEGTIFLNHFLRTGFEMYTAVGEGDYVAEKAESATGWLFPVGDEVNALGYDFMFTDMFNAMDAGTQAMETFYDGYVVNAIMDACYKSSASKKWEPVELEDWRGSEELARGPKYKDYDEGYYLIKEEIIPDGTVKLILKDKSSGEIIQKIK; encoded by the coding sequence ATGAAATTTAAAAATATTGCCATGCTGGGTGGCGGATTTATCGGGGATTTTTATGTGCATGCCCTGCACGGTCAGCGCCGAAACGACCGGGTTCAGATGGTATATTCCAGGAGCGAATCCAGTGCAAAGAAAGTGGCCGAAAGGCATGGTATTTCAAACTGGACCACAGATATAAAGGAAGCCGTTCAGCATCCCGGTATTGATACCGTCGTTGTAGCACTCCCTAATTTTCTGCATCTGGAGGCGGTGAGGATGGCAGCTGAAGCCGGCAAGGCCATTCTGGTCACCAAGCCCCTGGGGCGCAATGCCGCCGAGGCCAAAGAGATGCTGGATCTGGTGGAGAAACACGGTGTTTTCCACGGGTACCTGGAAGATTTGTGCTATACCCCCAAAACGCTGAAGGCAGTGGAATCGGTGAAAAACGGGGCCCTGGGAGATATTCTCTGGGTACGTGCCCGGGAAACCCATCCGGGTCCGCACAGCGACTGGTTCTGGAACCCCGAGCTTTCGGGGGGTGGTGCCATCATTGACCTGGGTTGCCACTGCATTGAAATTGCCAGGAACTATATAGGCAAGGAGGTCAGGCCGGTGGAGGTGATGTGCTGGGCCGATACCCAGGTAAAACCCATCGAAGCAGAGGACCATGCCATTGCTCTGGTTAAGTACGCTTCAGGGGCCATTGCCCAGTTCGAGGTAAGCTGGTGTTTCCGGGGAGGGATGGATCTGCGGGACGAAGTAATGGGAGTGGAGGGAACCATATTCCTTAACCATTTTTTACGTACCGGTTTTGAAATGTATACGGCAGTAGGTGAAGGCGACTATGTGGCCGAAAAAGCCGAATCGGCCACCGGCTGGCTATTCCCGGTGGGAGACGAGGTCAATGCCCTGGGCTACGATTTTATGTTCACCGATATGTTCAATGCCATGGATGCGGGTACCCAGGCGATGGAGACCTTTTATGACGGGTATGTGGTCAATGCCATAATGGATGCCTGCTACAAATCTTCTGCTTCGAAAAAGTGGGAGCCCGTGGAACTGGAGGACTGGCGGGGCAGCGAAGAGCTTGCCAGGGGTCCCAAATACAAGGACTATGACGAAGGGTATTACCTGATCAAAGAGGAAATAATCCCCGATGGAACGGTGAAGCTCATCCTGAAGGACAAGTCTTCAGGAGAGATCATCCAGAAAATCAAATAG
- a CDS encoding acetylxylan esterase: MRRDLITLVLIAGLIPSLHAQNLLRSEWKFKTGDNSAWAWPAFDDSAWEIIEAGTDWEKQGYSTYDGFAWYRQEVFIPEHLKKQAIDNGGLMLRLARIDDSDVTYFNGQILGATGGLPPDYQSGYGDPRVYTVPADRVSWGAQNTIAIRVYDGGGGGGIVGNPVSLAVIGMEELLEMVPLMDRQDHLFLEEGPVGIQILVENKMKQRVSGVLHMTASSDFGEVVADLIKELKVGAQGVKEVALELGQLSPGFYKITLTFESESGNKRVEFAIGVRPEEIVSPLDRPGDFENYWMRARRELDAVDPQFRLIRQDKLCTETREIFLVEMRSLGNILIRGWYKRPVKEGVYPAILHVQGYSSEKTPQTLYQGDDMVSLALNIRGHGNSRDHVNPGFPVYLQHRADDRELYIYRGAYMDCVRAVDFLYSRSEVDTSRVAVEGGSQGGALSFATAALDNRRIDLCVPQVPFLSDFRDYFKLVAWPGGEFEQYFEEHPEISEDEIYKNLSYIDIKNLAPWIKAPVLMSVGLMDQTCPPHINFAAYNQLQVPREYVVYPDAGHSLPAENYPVMVNYIRKQFGMD; the protein is encoded by the coding sequence ATGAGAAGAGATCTGATCACCCTAGTGCTGATTGCCGGATTGATTCCCTCCCTGCATGCACAAAACCTGCTCAGATCGGAATGGAAGTTTAAAACCGGCGACAATTCCGCCTGGGCCTGGCCGGCTTTTGATGATTCCGCCTGGGAGATAATTGAAGCGGGTACCGACTGGGAGAAACAGGGATACAGCACCTACGACGGATTTGCCTGGTACAGGCAGGAGGTGTTTATTCCTGAGCACTTAAAAAAACAGGCGATTGATAACGGGGGACTGATGCTCCGGCTGGCCAGGATCGACGATTCGGACGTGACCTATTTTAATGGTCAGATCCTGGGAGCGACCGGTGGACTACCGCCCGATTATCAAAGTGGCTATGGCGATCCCCGTGTTTATACGGTTCCGGCGGACCGGGTCTCCTGGGGCGCGCAGAACACGATTGCCATCAGAGTGTATGATGGCGGCGGGGGCGGTGGAATTGTGGGGAACCCGGTGAGCCTGGCGGTCATCGGGATGGAGGAACTTCTGGAGATGGTTCCCCTGATGGACCGGCAGGATCATTTGTTCCTGGAGGAAGGCCCTGTAGGGATCCAAATCCTGGTAGAGAACAAAATGAAGCAGCGGGTATCCGGCGTTCTTCATATGACTGCAAGCTCCGATTTCGGAGAAGTTGTTGCAGATCTTATAAAGGAACTTAAAGTCGGGGCGCAGGGAGTGAAAGAAGTAGCTCTGGAGCTGGGACAGCTTTCACCGGGCTTCTATAAGATCACTCTGACATTTGAGAGCGAAAGCGGTAACAAGCGGGTAGAATTTGCCATCGGGGTCCGGCCCGAAGAGATAGTTTCCCCCCTGGATCGTCCCGGTGACTTTGAGAACTACTGGATGAGGGCCCGGCGTGAACTGGATGCGGTGGATCCCCAGTTCAGGCTGATCCGTCAGGACAAGCTCTGTACGGAGACGCGTGAAATTTTCCTGGTGGAGATGCGCTCCCTGGGAAATATTCTGATCCGGGGATGGTATAAAAGGCCAGTCAAAGAGGGTGTCTACCCGGCCATTTTGCATGTGCAGGGTTATAGCAGCGAAAAGACTCCCCAAACCCTTTATCAGGGCGATGATATGGTTTCCCTTGCCCTGAACATACGTGGACACGGAAACAGCAGGGACCATGTAAATCCGGGCTTCCCCGTTTACCTGCAGCACCGGGCGGATGACCGGGAACTTTACATATACCGGGGTGCCTACATGGACTGTGTGCGGGCTGTGGATTTTCTCTATTCACGCAGCGAAGTGGATACCTCGCGTGTAGCGGTCGAGGGAGGCAGCCAGGGGGGAGCCCTTAGCTTTGCTACGGCCGCACTGGATAATAGGCGAATCGACCTCTGTGTGCCCCAGGTTCCTTTTCTGTCCGACTTCAGAGACTATTTCAAGCTGGTCGCCTGGCCGGGAGGAGAATTTGAGCAGTATTTCGAGGAACATCCGGAGATTTCAGAGGATGAGATTTACAAGAACCTGAGCTATATAGATATCAAGAATCTGGCCCCCTGGATCAAGGCTCCGGTTCTGATGTCTGTCGGATTGATGGATCAGACCTGTCCGCCCCATATTAATTTTGCCGCCTATAATCAGTTACAGGTCCCCAGGGAGTATGTGGTTTACCCCGATGCCGGACACAGTCTTCCCGCTGAGAACTATCCGGTGATGGTGAATTATATCAGGAAACAATTTGGAATGGATTAA
- the deoC gene encoding deoxyribose-phosphate aldolase: protein MKAINKLEIAKMIDHSLLHPTMDDRTLKEGIELARKYHVASVCIKPYAVKMAADMLKGSDVMVCTVVGFPHGNSRVDVKIFETERAIDDGAVEIDMVVNTGKVLSEDWEYVREEIAAIESVTRLHGAALKVIFENDFLPEAKYKIKLCRICSDLKVEFVKTSTGYGFVKQTDGSYNYKGATPEDLILMRKHSDPRVEVKAAGGIRTLEDVLKVRELGVTRIGATATEAIVLAVDGKNGRPFPEGY from the coding sequence ATGAAAGCAATTAACAAACTCGAAATAGCAAAAATGATCGATCACTCCCTCCTGCATCCAACCATGGATGACCGGACGCTGAAGGAAGGGATCGAACTGGCCAGAAAGTACCATGTAGCCTCCGTCTGCATCAAACCCTATGCGGTGAAGATGGCGGCAGATATGTTGAAGGGCTCGGATGTGATGGTTTGTACCGTGGTCGGATTTCCACATGGAAACAGCCGGGTGGATGTAAAGATCTTTGAGACGGAGAGGGCCATTGATGACGGAGCTGTGGAGATCGACATGGTGGTCAATACGGGGAAAGTGCTGTCGGAGGACTGGGAGTATGTGAGGGAGGAAATTGCAGCCATCGAATCGGTGACCAGGCTGCACGGGGCCGCTCTGAAAGTTATTTTTGAGAATGATTTTCTGCCCGAGGCGAAGTATAAGATTAAATTATGCAGGATCTGCAGCGATCTGAAGGTGGAGTTTGTAAAGACTTCCACCGGTTATGGCTTTGTAAAGCAGACGGATGGCAGCTATAATTACAAGGGGGCCACACCTGAGGACCTGATACTGATGCGCAAGCACAGTGATCCCCGGGTGGAGGTAAAGGCAGCCGGTGGTATACGGACCCTGGAGGATGTTTTGAAGGTGCGGGAACTGGGAGTAACCCGTATTGGGGCCACAGCCACCGAGGCCATCGTCCTGGCAGTGGATGGTAAAAATGGAAGGCCGTTCCCGGAAGGATACTAA
- a CDS encoding Gfo/Idh/MocA family oxidoreductase has translation MNNPKSYHIGVIGAGWIARAHMGFLQESGRAGITWIAARNPENLEQVRRSFHVPNKTRDYRDILKDPGVDVVLIATPPDTHREMFVEALKAGKHVLLEKPMALNREELEEMMRVKAQYPELIAMDCSGRHSRLNPKFTLVKELIASGALGDIYHIHHQSVSRQRRPGIEFHPVAKWFLDKSRAGGGPLYDWGVYDLSFHLGVLDDRSQLETVERVVLKSGLDQVDPETEVYDVEEHLLVNMQLSGGISYYWERGVHAHMLVPNETRIYGTRGGLKLAYCTWDDPEVIYYDLDETGKARETRYSSACPEREDGYYLTRHLIDVLDGKAQPLVPLETAKKHMEIIFKINESN, from the coding sequence ATGAACAATCCAAAGAGCTACCATATTGGTGTCATTGGGGCAGGCTGGATAGCCAGGGCCCATATGGGCTTCCTGCAGGAAAGCGGAAGAGCCGGCATCACCTGGATTGCTGCCAGGAATCCTGAAAACCTGGAACAGGTCAGAAGGTCGTTTCATGTTCCAAACAAGACCCGCGATTACCGCGATATCCTGAAGGACCCCGGTGTGGATGTGGTGCTTATAGCCACCCCCCCGGACACCCACCGGGAGATGTTCGTGGAGGCCCTGAAGGCAGGAAAGCATGTGTTGCTGGAGAAGCCCATGGCCCTGAACAGGGAAGAACTGGAGGAGATGATGAGGGTGAAGGCACAGTACCCCGAACTAATTGCCATGGATTGTTCCGGGCGGCACTCCCGCTTAAACCCCAAATTTACCCTGGTGAAGGAGCTGATCGCTTCCGGAGCTCTGGGAGATATTTACCATATTCACCACCAGAGTGTTAGCAGGCAGCGTAGACCTGGCATTGAATTTCATCCCGTGGCAAAATGGTTTCTCGACAAATCCAGGGCAGGGGGCGGGCCGCTTTACGACTGGGGGGTCTACGACCTCTCTTTTCACCTGGGTGTTCTGGACGACAGGTCTCAACTCGAGACCGTGGAGCGTGTCGTGCTGAAATCCGGGCTGGATCAGGTGGACCCGGAAACCGAGGTCTACGATGTGGAGGAGCACCTGCTGGTGAACATGCAGCTGAGTGGCGGGATCAGCTATTACTGGGAGCGCGGAGTCCATGCGCATATGCTTGTGCCGAATGAAACCAGGATCTATGGGACCCGGGGAGGACTGAAGCTGGCCTACTGCACCTGGGATGATCCGGAGGTCATTTACTATGACCTGGATGAAACGGGAAAGGCGCGCGAGACCCGGTACAGCTCTGCGTGTCCTGAAAGGGAAGATGGTTATTATCTGACCAGGCACCTCATTGATGTGCTCGACGGGAAGGCTCAGCCGCTTGTCCCTCTGGAGACTGCAAAAAAACATATGGAGATAATTTTTAAAATAAATGAAAGCAATTAA
- a CDS encoding nucleoside permease — translation MGLKTRLQLSTMMFLQYFIWGTWYVTLNTYLGQTLGFTATQIGLCYGTFAISAMISPFFVGLIADKYFATEKVLGSMHILGAVLLIVASRATTFQFFYPALLLYTLTYAPTMALSNSLSFHQMDNPGKQFPGVRVLGTIGWIVANNVIGWLGYTLTVEQLYVGAAASLMLGFYSFTLPHVPPKKEKKANLKELIGLDALSLFKSRAFATIMIASVLIFIPVSFYFGFTASFMSDIGIPTDIIPNRISMGQMAEILFILILPFFITRFGVKRVLFIGITAWLVRFLLFANGDAESGVWMIYTAIILHGVCYDFFVVTGQIFVDEKAPDNLKSSAQGLITFATYGLGMFIGTWFAGRTIDSLTVGGVADWEKIWYVPTVIAAVILVIFIFLFREKKKAV, via the coding sequence ATGGGCCTTAAGACCAGACTGCAACTCTCCACCATGATGTTCCTCCAGTATTTCATCTGGGGAACCTGGTATGTAACCCTGAATACCTACCTGGGACAAACCCTGGGTTTTACCGCCACGCAAATCGGGCTTTGCTACGGCACCTTTGCCATCTCGGCCATGATCTCGCCCTTCTTTGTGGGCCTGATTGCCGATAAATATTTTGCAACGGAAAAAGTCCTGGGATCGATGCATATCCTGGGGGCCGTTCTGCTGATCGTGGCCTCCAGGGCCACCACTTTTCAGTTTTTCTATCCGGCTCTCCTGTTGTATACACTCACTTATGCCCCAACCATGGCGCTATCCAACTCTCTCTCCTTCCATCAGATGGATAATCCGGGAAAGCAGTTTCCGGGAGTACGCGTACTGGGTACCATCGGTTGGATCGTGGCCAATAATGTGATTGGCTGGCTGGGATATACCCTTACCGTCGAGCAGCTCTACGTGGGGGCTGCCGCCTCGCTCATGCTGGGATTCTACAGTTTCACCCTGCCTCATGTGCCCCCGAAGAAAGAGAAGAAGGCCAATTTGAAAGAACTTATCGGACTGGATGCCCTCAGCCTGTTTAAATCCCGCGCCTTCGCCACCATCATGATTGCCTCGGTATTGATCTTTATTCCGGTCTCCTTCTATTTTGGATTCACCGCCTCCTTTATGTCCGACATCGGGATCCCGACAGATATCATCCCCAACCGGATCAGCATGGGCCAGATGGCCGAGATCCTCTTTATCCTGATCCTGCCCTTCTTTATCACCCGTTTCGGAGTAAAACGGGTTCTCTTTATCGGTATCACCGCCTGGCTGGTGCGCTTTCTGCTCTTTGCCAACGGGGATGCGGAAAGCGGTGTATGGATGATCTATACCGCCATCATCCTGCACGGGGTCTGCTATGACTTCTTCGTGGTTACCGGGCAGATCTTCGTGGATGAAAAGGCCCCGGACAACCTGAAGAGTTCGGCGCAGGGACTGATCACCTTTGCCACTTACGGACTGGGTATGTTTATCGGGACCTGGTTTGCCGGACGAACCATCGACTCCCTTACCGTGGGCGGAGTGGCCGACTGGGAAAAAATCTGGTATGTCCCCACCGTGATTGCCGCCGTGATACTGGTGATCTTTATCTTTCTGTTCAGAGAAAAAAAGAAGGCCGTGTAA